The nucleotide sequence ATATAGAGAGTCGGTGTTAGGTCGCGAGACGTCGGCTGGGTGCCCTACAATCTTTTCCTGCTGGATGATTCACGGGGAGAGGAATTTTCGAGGAAGTCCTCGAAATTAGGTTCTGAGGACACCCAGAAAGTAGGATACAGAGGACCCCAAGATAATAGAATCCAAAGGACTCCCAGGTGTTGAGGTTTAGGAACCAGAAATTggagttttttttttaagaccTCCGGAAAAGTTAAGGTCTGAATGATTTAGGGCCAGGATAGGGTCTAAGGGATATCTACTCGAGATCTGACGGATTCCCAGGAATTAGGGTCTAAGCACTCGTAGGAGACAGGACTCGTCGAAGGAGGACCCAAAGTTCCCAGGATCGTGGGTGTCAAATCGAAGGCATCAATTCTCAGAAGATATTTGAAGAATTATACTTCAGACGAGGTCTGACGGAGTCTTTGACTTTCTCGACTGTCCCTAACCTATCAGAAACGAAGACCACTGGATTTCGCCACTTACCAACTTTATGAGTCTGCGGTTCCCTGTAACTAGGACCCTGTATCTTCCTCTGGCTGGCTTTGATCTTGTCCATCTTGAACTTCAGCTTCTGCAGCACGTTCTTCTCGACCCCGTCCTGGATCTCTATGCGTTTATGGTGCAGCTCTTCCAGGAGTTCAGCTCCACGAGACGCTAAGACGCTCATGGCTTTCGTTTCGTCGACTATATGGAAGAAGTAGTAGCTCTTGAAGAGTCGTTTCTGCAGCAGCAGGAAGCCGAAGCATAGACCGTCCCAGACCATGCCGATGTCCTCTCTGGGGACTTCGCAGTCCACGTTGCTAGGCACTATGTCGCTGGCAGAGCTTTCGAACTTCCTCAGACAAGTGATGCCGAATAGCTGGATCACCGGGCAAGCTGAAACCACGAGCTGAAAGACGACAGACATTGGCTAATTAATTTCCCCGAAGGTTGAACCGAGGAGCAATCGATCTACCTTCTTGATCAGCACGCAGCCGACTCCCTGGAGCACAGCCTTCAGGAAGATGACGACCACGTTGTACCCGATCAATATATTCCACCATTTTAAGATCGTTTTGACCGGCCTCAAGTAGAAATCGCTGCCTTGCCAGAGGAACACGAAGGCGCCGATCAGGTAGCCTAACGAGAACAGATTCGTCCTCTTCGTTCCGGCCAGGAACATGATCGACAGAGTGACCCACATCAGGCTCATCAGCACGCCTCTCTTCACGATGTCCAGCCACGAGTGTATGAGAGAAACGTAATCCTTCACAGGATTCACGAAGTTCGGCTTCTCCATGTTCTGGTGGACAGAGTAATTGTGACCGCCATGGAACTCATCGGCTTGTGCAGCGTATCGTTGCTCGATGCGGAAGTAGAGGCTTTGTCTGACCAGCATCATCAGCAGAATGAAGTCGCCTGAAGGAAAGCGAGTTATCAATTTTATATAACAATTCTTCGAATTACGTGGACCAGGACAACTCGTTCGAAAGGTTGCTCTAAATAAGATGAGGACTCACACATTAATTTCCTGGGGTTGGGAGGGAAGTCGGGATCCGGGAAGTACATCCACTCCTGCAGCCTCCTGAGCATCTCCGAATTGCTCCAGGGATAGTCTGAAAATTTATGGTTGCAGTGCTTGgaaactttattaaattattgcgAATTGTATGAAAATTTGAACAACCTATACAAAGCCAAGAAGGCAGAGCAACGACCAAGGAATACTGCACAGGCAGCAGGATGACAGCGAAGGCCTTGAAGATCGGCCATATCCTGGATATAGTCCTCCTCTTCAAGGAGAACAACAGCAGAAGCCAGATGCTGTAGAGGACCGAATAAAAGTCGAGCCTCGTGCCAATGAGCGCCACGATCCCGATCAGGCTCAGTTCCACGCCGAACTTATAGAATCCGTAGTTGAAGAGGAACTTGATGCATTCCGGCAGCCCTTTGTCAGCGTCTGCCCTGGTAATTGACGGGAACATCACTTGAGGCGTCTCCAGAGGCTCTCCGATCTCCTTCCGATGGAAACACTGCCGAATTCTGATGACCTTTCGCAGAGTCGTCACTACCATGATCCCTATGTACCCTTTCAACAGCTCTGCCAGGTGTCCTGGCTCCGCTTTCCTCAAGCCGAACCACTCCGCTATGTTGTAGACAGTGTTGTTGCTGGCGAAGGGGATCTGCTTATCATCCTCCGGCCTCTGTCAACGATAAAACAATTAGCTCATCGCATAGTGGATCGTTAACACTGATCCGTGGGTGCTCACAGTGCAATTGACGTTCCAATTGTTGGGATCGATGTATTGGATCTGGTAGAGCATTTTCAGCACTATCAAGAAGGCGATCACCACTGCGATCATGTTCGCGGTAAGTATTTGAACGTTCCTCTTGGTGTTCAGCATTATCGCTATTATCACGACGAACACGAGATTGATGGCGCATACCTGAAGAATCGAAACTAGGTGACGATCGATCCTTAGTTAGGGACAATTTGGTTAATTGCAACTTACGTCGTTCACGCATAGAAGCATGACAGTGGTGAAGATGATCTTCTGCATGTGGAGCTCGAAGAACAGCCAGACGTAGTTGTAGAAGTTCACTAGGTGCTTCATTATCTTGCGGAACAGGGCAATTCTCTCTATCTTCGACATCCCTGAATGCCAGGTTATCATGTTAACAGGTCTAATTAATCGATTAAACGATTCATTGAAACTTACGTTTCAATTGTTGAAGACTGTATCGATTGTCCTGGTCATCCTCCGTAGTCAGGAAGACGTCGCCAGCCGATGTTCGCGGCATGTTCAAGGTCGTAGAGTGATTTGTAGTCTCTTGCCTGAGAGGACTCTCCCCGGCTCTGAAAAAAACCGCCGGACGATCCGAATTAAGATCCACGTTAAATTCGCGTTGCCTTCTCGGTCATCGCTTACCCAACTCTCTCGATGTTCGTCACCTCCAAGAAATCTTTGTGGAAGTAATGGATCTGTAGAACAGTGATGATGACGAAGAAGGTTGGCGTCAGCAGTCTAACGAACAGATCTTTCGTCGCGTATTTCTCGAGGCCGATGTCCATTTGCAGGTCTTCGTCGATGTGCAGGTAGTTCCAATATTCTGGGAAGTTGTCGAACTGGTAAGTGTACACGAGGATCAGCATGATCACCGAGTAGCCGATGACCGTCAGCCAGAACGTGTACATCATCTTCCTCCACAAGTACCAGGACATCTGCGGAACGATGTTATCGCAGGTTCTCTGCATCATTCTCGAAAGACTATCTGCTACGGAAGAGACGAAAATCTTCGCTTGGGGCCTACCTGGAAGGTAATGACGAGCACAAGGAACAGGGACATGTAGACGATCCTGAACATGGTCATGCGTTCCCCAGTGATCCCACAGATGAACAGCATGATTGCTACCACGGCGATCCAGAACTTGGTCAGCAACTTCTTCAAGAGTATTCCAACGTCTTTCATGAACTTGCTCTTGATTTCTGGCACTTCGTGGTTCATCGCTGTGGTGGCAGTCGACACGGAGACGTGCAACGGCGCCACCATGTCTCTCAGTGCCGAGGATCGTCTCTGGCGAGTTCTCTCGGCGGTGTATTGTCTCATTGTTATCCAGAACATTGTTATGAAGAGGCACTGGAATATCGAGTTTAAGGCTCCATGAAGTGAATACGTGATAATAATTGCTAGTTCAGGATTGGCAGATCGTCCAAGGCCGCCGAGAGATTATTCAAACTTCGATGTAGCGTTGACAGGCGTTACCGACGTTGTCATAAGCGAGGAAAGCAGCCCTGAGCGGTCTACACGCGAGAATTCGTACCTTGACTATTAAATGCCAGCGACTGAGCTCTTGGGGCTTGCTGAATCCGATCTCCGACATCTTCATTCCGTTTATCTGCGTCGGCAATTCCGCATcagtcaaatccatgctgtaAATGAACTGGCCGAGCAGCAGGAGGGTCGCATAGAACACTATGAAGGGCGAGCATTTCATCATGGATGCGCGCTTGTTGGGCACCATCCAGAGAATCAGGGCCCACAAAAGAAGAGCGAAGGTTGTCCAGCTGTGGTACATTATGCTCCAAGTCTGACGAGTGAAACGGTTAATCCAGACTACTTGAAGAGACCAAGAGGTTGTTCAGCTGTGTATTCGTACCATCATTATGATGTTCGTAGCAAGGTAGGACGAGTTGATTATCAACTGGAAGATGGAGTAGACGGCCATGATGATGCCTTCGATGATTCCGGACTGCTCATCCGCGCCTCCTGAAGAGAAGAAAATTACTCGGATATTAATTAATCGTCTCTAAGCTGGATATCATTGGGGTTAATTTTTTTTTGTCTTTGTCTTACCGTCACTGATACTGTGCATCTGGATGCTGTCATCCTGATGACCATCCTGAACGATGACGCTTCCCGTCGAGTCCTGCAGGAGCCCCGTTCTTGCGGACCCGAACCTCATCAGCTATTTACGAAACATAACTCTGTTGTTGATGCGTGCCGAGAGAATTACAACTAACTCTATAAATCTACTCTCACGATTCCCCCATAGAGAAGACTGTATCAAGATCTTGGATAAAACACATGCAAGCTACGTGAAAAATTGTGTTGTTTACCTCCACCACTAGCGAGAACGATTTTCAGAAAAGAACGGAAGTGTATAGAACAAAAGTGTTGGAAAGAAAAATCGTAACGATCGCTCGAGCGTCGACGCATGCGAGATATCGGCCCTCGTCGATTATTATAAGTGATCCGTGTGTATTCGGTGTTAGCAGTGACCGCAGCGATAATCAAACATGCAAACTTAATCGTTATACGTACGGGTGTGCGCTCGTCGGCCGGTGGAAACGACGAATTTACGATCGGCGTCTAAAACAATGGCAAACTAAACATAGCGGCATCCAAACGGAAAACGAATTTGCTCAGCGTTAATGAACAACCAGAAATCTGGAATGCGACAGCAAAATCAAAAGTCGGATGTTACCTGAAGGGGCGTTGAAAACATTCGTTAACACTGTACACGGTTTTCTCTGTACATTAACATAACCATTCCCAGTAGATGCTTCGAACTATTTACAGTAGAGTTCACTATTTTACAGAAGTCACGAATATTCTATAAGATGCCATGATGATACAACTTGCGATCTCGTCTACATTTGGGAACATTCGTCTTCAAAACATTCAAGTTGAATGAACAACTACAGTTATACCGATACTTTGAtcgtacaataataataactttaactgtataatatacaattaaaGTTATTCGACTGATTTTTATCAATTTCATTTCTACTTTGGATTTACATTATTGCAAGAAATCTACACGTTGGATCATCATCACAAGATTTTGGACCTTCGTGCAAATTCATATGTTCACAAATTAATGTATAAAAACGGAAAAGAGGATTTCTATCGTTAACGCCTAAGCCCATTCAGCCAATGAAAATGTCCGGTTTCGCATCTTTTACCTAAAAGTTGCTGAAACTATAAAGACTGTTGTAACAAAAATCGTCTGAATAATGTTGGGCTCAGTGGGCTTAGCGTTAAAGAAAAATAATCTTGTATTAAAGAAATGAAATGCATGTGCATAATTTTCTTGCATTTTGTGTTATGAAGATCCACGGTATAATCGTAAAAAGTCGCAGAAAGGATAACTGAAGTGTCCGATGACAACGAAATTTACAGTCAACACGTCTGCTACGGTCTACCAGAGCAAATACGAGACTCTCCATAAACTGACATAAAGATCTAAACAATGTGTCCAAGAGAAAAATGTCGACTATCTGGCTCATGCAGGACGAGATCCTTACGCGAGCCTTTCGCCGCGCCGATTGCCACCTCTGGGAGGGCGTCCTTCGCCTGATGGAAACGTGTCTGGACAACGGAGTGTCCAGATTCTCCAGCCTGCCGCTCAAACGTTTCATTTTCTTAGCCTGCAACGCCTTGTTAGTAAAAGCGACGTCCCTCGGAACTGGGCACAGTTTGTGTTAATCATCGTGTCCGTAAACGGTTAGTCGAGAGACTGACACAAGGAAGCTTAAGAAATTGTGTTATTGAGGCGACACTGGTGTTAATGGTTCTCCTCAACCGTGGACACGTTAATACAGGCAAATAGACAGTTGAAATCGTTGTTCATTTGAGGGGAGTACCAAAAGGATTGGATTAATTGTTGCACAGTGTTCGAAGAAAGTTTCGATCGTTGAACGAGGAAGTGAACTTCCCAGCGAAACTTTCTCTGAGCAATGCTCGATCATGGATCAGTATAATCATGCTGGCAAATGTTCTTCCTTGAACCTGGCAAATTCCTCGGGACTCCTCGATCTCATTTATCTCAGTTACAACCCTTCAAGATCGATTAGTCTAACATACGGAGCAACGCCGGGGAAGGCAAACTCACCGGCTTTTGGCTCAGGAACTTCGCCTGCAGCGCCAAGACATAGTAGAGCCAGAATAGCCGAAGACAGTAGGCGTAGACCAGCCAATCGGCGTCGTCCGTGTAGTCCACGTTCCTAGGATCGCTGCAGTTCGTCTGATAGATCGCCGAGAGGCCCAGGTAACGCTGCCAGGTGCTGTTCACCGGGACCAGCTCCTGGGGAACTTGGTTTTGGTAGCTGAGCAGCGTCAGGATGTGGAGGACCACGACGATCATCACGAGTCTGCACAGCATCGCGAAGCCTTTCCTCAGCTCCTTGTTGCAGGCCCACCAGGTGGCCGCTCCAAGGAACACCAAGAAGTAAAAGCCAGCTTCTATGGATGGGTTCAAGGACGACACGATGCACAACGAGGCCAGGATCAAGTATGTCCCGATACGTCCCAGGAAATTGATTATCTGTTGGAAGATTTAAGTGACGGATTCGTAGGTGCGAACGTCGAAGAGCTAAGAATTGTTGGACAAGGTCAGAACGCAGGTCTAACCTTCGCGGTGCTGTCTTCAGCCTTCTTGGACGCCGCGGCTCCCCTGACGGAGACGTCATCTTCCACGTCAGTCACGGGCTTCTTCGTTAAATAGCGACAGATGCAGTAGATCGCGACGGTGCTCGGTAAAACAATTACTTCTGGGATCAGCCAAAAGAACACCTCCCACGCGGACGCGCTATCTAGCCTCACGAAGCCTAAGTGTCTGCACACTAGCTCCAGCAACTCGCCTGGAAGCGTTCGAGACACGATTAAACAGTTGTTGCAATCTCTATGAAAATTAAGAATTAAGTTCCAATAAAAtgactattttattttctaatctTTTACTtctaacatttatttctttatttgacTTAATCAGAGAGCAGtttccgacgagtatactcgtcgtgacataaactGTTGCCATCCCTTCGcaacgagaatactcgtcgaaAAACAACTAATTGGTTAACAGTGCTTTAATGAAGTTAGCTTCAAGGTCGCATCTCCTCCACGCTGCTTGACTCCGCCTTCCTTGACCAATTTTCGCTCATAGAAGATCGGAGGGGGTAACCCAAGTGCCTTATGATGGGGAGTCGACCTTGGACGGCAGATAATTGTCAAATTCAGAATGCAAGATGCATCAAAGGGTTCGACTAAAATCCTTTTTTATTTAGATCAGAAGTGTGTGAAGCTTCTAAAACTTAGAATTGCGAATTTTCAATCCGAATTGGCAGATGTTGCATCAGTTTCCATTTCAGATTCTGTTCTTCCAGAGAACAGCTCGGTCACAGAAATAGCATTTTAATGGATAATCGATGGATTCCGTCGCAAAAGTGGTTGATTACGTACAATTGTGGAGGAAGTGTCCATAAGCTGGCAGCGACAGCAAGACTATGTGGAAGGTGATTTGGCTGATAGCGGTGAGAAACGACAGGCCAATGGCGGTCTTCAGATACAGGCCAGTGTGACCGGCCATAGTCTTCGTGTTTGGTATCGGAACATGTGGCGAGTAGAGCATTAGGCCCAAGTAGACCAGCGACAGTCCCACGGGTCGCCATATCGTACCTGTTCCAATTAAACGACACACAAAAACACACACGCGCATACGCATTGATTAATTTTTCAGTCATAATTTCAGCGAAAGAAAATTCTACAGTCGTCTGCATTTTCTGCCTGTCGACCGAAGCCTGCAGTTTTAATCATCGTTCAACAATAACTACGACTCGCCTACAATCTCCCAAGCAACCCCAGGTTATGACCTTTCCCAAACGATATCCACCGTACCGTACAAATGCATTCATTCCGGCGTAATCAGGATCTGGGAGGAAGAATCGCCCACTCGTTAAAAGGTCAGCGAGCCCCCGCGAACAATAAGGTTTGACATTTCAGACTTCCCCGAATCCCGAGACGTGTTTCGACGATTCGCGAACTTTCGGAACACTCGCTTAGATTTATGGCCGCGCCTCGTAGCTGGCTCGAGTCCGCGTTGATAAGCCGTGAATCATGGATATACAGAGAAAACACGTGCACGCGTAATTAAATGGAGCCGGTCGAGGCAATTGCTTCTGTCCCGCGGGGAGGTGTTAAGTTGATTAATCCCTTGATGAGCCTATTCAAAGGAAACACGTGTGTTTGCGTTTTTATCGTTCCTTTTGATTTCGATCGGTCAGCGGTTTGCATCTGAAATTGAAGCATCCACGAGGTTCGTTTGGCGAGCTCGTCCCATTTCCCTTTCATTTCCATCGACGAAAACGCTTTCTATTCGGAGTCTGTTTAGTATATACAAACGAAAAGCTTGTTAAGCTGCCAAGGAAACTCGGTTCCGTATTATCCGCGTTTCAACTCTGGGAAAATGGCCAGGCTCgattctctctcgcgttctacAGGGAAAATCCCTGGAAGCGATTC is from Megalopta genalis isolate 19385.01 chromosome 4, iyMegGena1_principal, whole genome shotgun sequence and encodes:
- the Piezo gene encoding piezo type mechanosensitive ion channel component isoform X3 gives rise to the protein MTKYWLNVALLRVVLPVVLTGCTIWRPVGLSLVYLGLMLYSPHVPIPNTKTMAGHTGLYLKTAIGLSFLTAISQITFHIVLLSLPAYGHFLHNCELLELVCRHLGFVRLDSASAWEVFFWLIPEVIVLPSTVAIYCICRYLTKKPVTDVEDDVSVRGAAASKKAEDSTAKIINFLGRIGTYLILASLCIVSSLNPSIEAGFYFLVFLGAATWWACNKELRKGFAMLCRLVMIVVVLHILTLLSYQNQVPQELVPVNSTWQRYLGLSAIYQTNCSDPRNVDYTDDADWLVYAYCLRLFWLYYVLALQAKFLSQKPTPIVNSSFPPADERTPLMRFGSARTGLLQDSTGSVIVQDGHQDDSIQMHSISDGGADEQSGIIEGIIMAVYSIFQLIINSSYLATNIIMMTWSIMYHSWTTFALLLWALILWMVPNKRASMMKCSPFIVFYATLLLLGQFIYSMDLTDAELPTQINGMKMSEIGFSKPQELSRWHLIVKCLFITMFWITMRQYTAERTRQRRSSALRDMVAPLHVSVSTATTAMNHEVPEIKSKFMKDVGILLKKLLTKFWIAVVAIMLFICGITGERMTMFRIVYMSLFLVLVITFQMSWYLWRKMMYTFWLTVIGYSVIMLILVYTYQFDNFPEYWNYLHIDEDLQMDIGLEKYATKDLFVRLLTPTFFVIITVLQIHYFHKDFLEVTNIERVGAGESPLRQETTNHSTTLNMPRTSAGDVFLTTEDDQDNRYSLQQLKRMSKIERIALFRKIMKHLVNFYNYVWLFFELHMQKIIFTTVMLLCVNDVCAINLVFVVIIAIMLNTKRNVQILTANMIAVVIAFLIVLKMLYQIQYIDPNNWNVNCTRPEDDKQIPFASNNTVYNIAEWFGLRKAEPGHLAELLKGYIGIMVVTTLRKVIRIRQCFHRKEIGEPLETPQVMFPSITRADADKGLPECIKFLFNYGFYKFGVELSLIGIVALIGTRLDFYSVLYSIWLLLLFSLKRRTISRIWPIFKAFAVILLPVQYSLVVALPSWLCIDYPWSNSEMLRRLQEWMYFPDPDFPPNPRKLMCDFILLMMLVRQSLYFRIEQRYAAQADEFHGGHNYSVHQNMEKPNFVNPVKDYVSLIHSWLDIVKRGVLMSLMWVTLSIMFLAGTKRTNLFSLGYLIGAFVFLWQGSDFYLRPVKTILKWWNILIGYNVVVIFLKAVLQGVGCVLIKKLVVSACPVIQLFGITCLRKFESSASDIVPSNVDCEVPREDIGMVWDGLCFGFLLLQKRLFKSYYFFHIVDETKAMSVLASRGAELLEELHHKRIEIQDGVEKNVLQKLKFKMDKIKASQRKIQGPSYREPQTHKVDTLYPGARPLYRVRAPKTNREAIRSGDYYMFDDLDDDDVTDMIPDTESEKEERGRRREQEQRGRRMTISELMNTLIKTDIEIATHVAMYGGTEKDALRLRRRSVPLTRKKSSMSYLSARSETDTAMATDGGDKTSLTSADVETEGKEETTAEPAKTPESSDYGEDKVDGPKKKEGEEEEEEEKKVSFVTYFKFLVVIINSGLSTMTKYLNRFSRDYRYIRKVLAKEKKVLKAKPDFRMGMRLGISQMWQPIPLMKTRSETNGNAEEQYDPGEGPSRPQSQEPRKGSSLTVPHIRILAPSLERGLDMSSSSTLFSELSPVQHDDEGAELSEVDQPPIIQMLASIWFGILAHSSLLCYFMVFLHQIKNASVLSTPLPLMVFCWGSLTIPRPSKTFWVTLIAYTEVIVIVKCIFQLELLPWNRDAAPNNPLFAPRIIGVERKPNYALWDLLLLLMVFFHRFMLKSLGQWTSPSIKPRKIIPSSLTIVSAKPPDKGQGEPVSRQDEPDDGVTVVTPKGKRLNMQATGEGETVPTTDEHEKLVAIQGEEVDPCVEEVPTAVNMSVNKYVQPTQQFFKQILSPFGKEKTNVYAYMFLCDFFNFLLLIFGFSAFGTQQGDGGVTAYLQENRVPMPFLLMLLLQFALIVIDRALFLRKSILGKLIFQYWLIFGVHVWMFFILPSVTERQFNDKLPPQIWYMVKCFYLLLAAYQLRQGYPTRILGNFLCKKYSIVNYVLFKGFMLVPFLFELRAVMDWIWTDTSMTIMDWFKMEDIFASIYQIKCMRGLETDFPQPRGVKKKQLSKYLVGGGALFLIIGLIWFPLLLFALGGTVGDSNLPYDVSMKIRIGPYEPIYSMSAQTRSIVGYTEAEYTEFHNVYAKNKPAVTFLENYIHSDVAAVRLSGSSRKLWSISPPDLQRLKAELEDNSTTVVIHVEWTVSRKTYAKDASEVTRKLRDIPLPPYVDGEFNPVRLRLAEILSTDEATPHNGTITLPSAFPKFLKVTSITTDVVPQLMQIRKGPDDEESEPNDSYLYRSINLHLSTDAACCARQKWWVVKEVCNDDLYINQLYKVPLNNCNYIMMFLFNDKTFPEELSFISGFGILGLYTTAVIVISQMMRKIVSDMAPKIMFDDLPYVDRILRLCLDIYLVRESGELCLEEDLFAKLIFLYRSPETLIRWTRPPEEGERTDNEDQDEIEDDREESQA
- the Piezo gene encoding piezo type mechanosensitive ion channel component isoform X5, giving the protein MTKYWLNVALLRVVLPVVLTGCTIWRPVGLSLVYLGLMLYSPHVPIPNTKTMAGHTGLYLKTAIGLSFLTAISQITFHIVLLSLPAYGHFLHNCELLELVCRHLGFVRLDSASAWEVFFWLIPEVIVLPSTVAIYCICRYLTKKPVTDVEDDVSVRGAAASKKAEDSTAKIINFLGRIGTYLILASLCIVSSLNPSIEAGFYFLVFLGAATWWACNKELRKGFAMLCRLVMIVVVLHILTLLSYQNQVPQELVPVNSTWQRYLGLSAIYQTNCSDPRNVDYTDDADWLVYAYCLRLFWLYYVLALQAKFLSQKPLMRFGSARTGLLQDSTGSVIVQDGHQDDSIQMHSISDGGADEQSGIIEGIIMAVYSIFQLIINSSYLATNIIMMTWSIMYHSWTTFALLLWALILWMVPNKRASMMKCSPFIVFYATLLLLGQFIYSMDLTDAELPTQINGMKMSEIGFSKPQELSRWHLIVKCLFITMFWITMRQYTAERTRQRRSSALRDMVAPLHVSVSTATTAMNHEVPEIKSKFMKDVGILLKKLLTKFWIAVVAIMLFICGITGERMTMFRIVYMSLFLVLVITFQMSWYLWRKMMYTFWLTVIGYSVIMLILVYTYQFDNFPEYWNYLHIDEDLQMDIGLEKYATKDLFVRLLTPTFFVIITVLQIHYFHKDFLEVTNIERVGAGESPLRQETTNHSTTLNMPRTSAGDVFLTTEDDQDNRYSLQQLKRMSKIERIALFRKIMKHLVNFYNYVWLFFELHMQKIIFTTVMLLCVNDVCAINLVFVVIIAIMLNTKRNVQILTANMIAVVIAFLIVLKMLYQIQYIDPNNWNVNCTRPEDDKQIPFASNNTVYNIAEWFGLRKAEPGHLAELLKGYIGIMVVTTLRKVIRIRQCFHRKEIGEPLETPQVMFPSITRADADKGLPECIKFLFNYGFYKFGVELSLIGIVALIGTRLDFYSVLYSIWLLLLFSLKRRTISRIWPIFKAFAVILLPVQYSLVVALPSWLCIDYPWSNSEMLRRLQEWMYFPDPDFPPNPRKLMCDFILLMMLVRQSLYFRIEQRYAAQADEFHGGHNYSVHQNMEKPNFVNPVKDYVSLIHSWLDIVKRGVLMSLMWVTLSIMFLAGTKRTNLFSLGYLIGAFVFLWQGSDFYLRPVKTILKWWNILIGYNVVVIFLKAVLQGVGCVLIKKLVVSACPVIQLFGITCLRKFESSASDIVPSNVDCEVPREDIGMVWDGLCFGFLLLQKRLFKSYYFFHIVDETKAMSVLASRGAELLEELHHKRIEIQDGVEKNVLQKLKFKMDKIKASQRKIQGPSYREPQTHKVDTLYPGARPLYRVRAPKTNREAIRSGDYYMFDDLDDDDVTDMIPDTESEKEERGRRREQEQRGRRMTISELMNTLIKTDIEIATHVAMYGGTEKDALRLRRRSVPLTRKKSSMSYLSARSETDTAMATDGGDKTSLTSADVETEGKEETTAEPAKTPESSDYGEDKVDGPKKKEGEEEEEEEKKVSFVTYFKFLVVIINSGLSTMTKYLNRFSRDYRYIRKVLAKEKKVLKAKPDFRMGMRLGISQMWQPIPLMKTRSETNGNAEEQYDPGEGPSRPQSQEPRKGSSLTVPHIRILAPSLERGLDMSSSSTLFSELSPVQHDDEGAELSEVDQPPIIQMLASIWFGILAHSSLLCYFMVFLHQIKNASVLSTPLPLMVFCWGSLTIPRPSKTFWVTLIAYTEVIVIVKCIFQLELLPWNRDAAPNNPLFAPRIIGVERKPNYALWDLLLLLMVFFHRFMLKSLGQWTSPSIKPRKIIPSSLTIVSAKPPDKGQGEPVSRQDEPDDGVTVVTPKGKRLNMQATGEGETVPTTDEHEKLVAIQGEEVDPCVEEVPTAVNMSVNKYVQPTQQFFKQILSPFGKEKTNVYAYMFLCDFFNFLLLIFGFSAFGTQQGDGGVTAYLQENRVPMPFLLMLLLQFALIVIDRALFLRKSILGKLIFQYWLIFGVHVWMFFILPSVTERQFNDKLPPQIWYMVKCFYLLLAAYQLRQGYPTRILGNFLCKKYSIVNYVLFKGFMLVPFLFELRAVMDWIWTDTSMTIMDWFKMEDIFASIYQIKCMRGLETDFPQPRGVKKKQLSKYLVGGGALFLIIGLIWFPLLLFALGGTVGDSNLPYDVSMKIRIGPYEPIYSMSAQTRSIVGYTEAEYTEFHNVYAKNKPAVTFLENYIHSDVAAVRLSGSSRKLWSISPPDLQRLKAELEDNSTTVVIHVEWTVSRKTYAKDASEVTRKLRDIPLPPYVDGEFNPVRLRLAEILSTDEATPHNGTITLPSAFPKFLKVTSITTDVVPQLMQIRKGPDDEESEPNDSYLYRSINLHLSTDAACCARQKWWVVKEVCNDDLYINQLYKVPLNNCNYIMMFLFNDKTFPEELSFISGFGILGLYTTAVIVISQMMRKIVSDMAPKIMFDDLPYVDRILRLCLDIYLVRESGELCLEEDLFAKLIFLYRSPETLIRWTRPPEEGERTDNEDQDEIEDDREESQA